One genomic segment of Candidatus Delongbacteria bacterium includes these proteins:
- a CDS encoding LamG domain-containing protein has product MKKLWLVLILTIMSLMFCNSGLKSSGLVGYWTFDDSNANDFTGNHNGTVVGDGVTFPAGKVGNAVNFSIGSSFIKIPSFNTENITVEAWVNSTGYGYYTSMVTKNYYETGWSSPWTTWSLWFNENTANPGTISSQWSTASPEAVSMNEWHHMAFTYDGSVVKIYVNGAEKNSYEPTGGSITQTDGNIYIGKPEFANHSFTGSIDEVAIWDNALSGSDILRHYQNGLSGLGYILSPVVSTDSLTSITTVSAVCGGNIT; this is encoded by the coding sequence ATGAAAAAGTTATGGCTTGTTTTGATCTTAACAATTATGTCATTGATGTTTTGCAATTCAGGTTTAAAAAGTAGCGGACTCGTTGGTTACTGGACTTTTGACGACAGCAATGCCAACGATTTTACCGGTAATCATAACGGTACTGTAGTCGGGGACGGAGTAACTTTTCCGGCAGGCAAGGTCGGCAATGCGGTGAATTTCAGTATCGGATCAAGTTTTATAAAAATACCTTCCTTCAATACTGAAAATATTACAGTAGAAGCCTGGGTGAATTCCACCGGATACGGTTATTACACTTCGATGGTGACAAAAAATTATTACGAAACCGGATGGAGTTCACCGTGGACAACATGGTCCTTATGGTTTAATGAAAACACTGCAAACCCCGGTACAATATCTTCACAGTGGTCAACTGCGTCTCCTGAGGCAGTTTCGATGAACGAATGGCATCATATGGCATTTACTTATGACGGATCTGTCGTAAAGATATACGTGAACGGGGCAGAAAAAAACAGTTATGAACCCACCGGTGGATCAATTACGCAGACTGACGGGAACATTTACATCGGAAAACCTGAATTCGCTAATCACAGCTTTACAGGAAGTATCGATGAAGTCGCGATCTGGGATAATGCACTTTCGGGGTCTGACATTCTCCGGCATTATCAGAACGGTCTGAGCGGACTGGGGTATATTTTGTCTCCTGTTGTTTCGACAGATTCATTAACAAGCATAACCACTGTTTCCGCAGTTTGCGGAGGAAACATAAC
- a CDS encoding DUF3078 domain-containing protein, whose product MKKLFTLLMITTIFTVFAQTTEAEGTLKKELAAEHTGWKTGGVVSVNFSQAAYSTQWVGNPANTMTLTSLVSIFANYSDGENIWDNNLDLGYGFLQQDNENPVKSEDKIDLTSKYGRKALKDWYYAALFNFKTQMTPTYYLNDPDSNVTSEFLSPGTMLFAIGMDYKPNDNLTAFISPITYRADMMMNDKMIPEVLNADNELEPARDNVESQIGGYLRVKYNQELYKNIGFESKLEAFSNYDKDPQNLFMTWDNLLSMKVNEYLSANISFSMVNTPGVEVQYKEVLGIGLAYKF is encoded by the coding sequence ATGAAGAAACTCTTTACATTATTAATGATCACTACGATATTCACAGTATTTGCACAGACAACAGAAGCAGAAGGAACTTTAAAAAAAGAACTGGCAGCAGAGCATACAGGTTGGAAAACCGGTGGAGTTGTGTCTGTTAACTTTTCTCAGGCAGCTTATTCAACGCAATGGGTAGGAAATCCCGCAAATACAATGACACTCACTTCTCTTGTAAGTATTTTTGCAAATTACTCTGATGGAGAGAATATTTGGGATAATAACCTTGATCTAGGTTATGGTTTTTTACAACAAGATAATGAAAATCCAGTAAAATCTGAAGATAAGATAGACCTTACTTCTAAATATGGAAGAAAAGCTCTAAAAGATTGGTATTATGCAGCATTATTTAACTTCAAAACACAAATGACACCAACATACTATTTAAACGATCCAGATAGTAATGTTACGTCTGAATTCTTATCACCAGGAACTATGCTATTTGCAATTGGTATGGATTATAAGCCAAACGATAACCTGACTGCATTTATTTCACCTATTACTTATAGAGCTGATATGATGATGAACGATAAAATGATTCCCGAAGTATTAAATGCTGATAATGAATTGGAACCAGCTAGGGATAATGTTGAATCACAAATTGGTGGTTATTTACGAGTAAAATACAATCAGGAACTTTACAAGAACATTGGTTTTGAATCTAAACTTGAAGCATTCTCAAATTATGACAAAGATCCTCAGAATCTATTTATGACTTGGGATAATTTATTATCTATGAAAGTTAATGAATATTTAAGTGCAAACATTTCTTTCAGTATGGTTAATACTCCGGGTGTGGAAGTTCAATACAAAGAAGTCCTTGGAATTGGTTTAGCTTATAAATTCTAA
- a CDS encoding mechanosensitive ion channel encodes MENMDKYLDKLIELLVVWGPKLIGAIVVLIIGLWVVKMITKGFGKMLEKKNVDPSLVPFLKSLTSTLLKALVLISVMGMVGIQMTSFIAIIGAAGLAVGMALSGTLQNFAGGVVILIFRPFNVGDFIEAQGYMGTVKAITIFTTKLNTVDNKVIIIPNGPLSTGSLTNFSKEPQRRVDWKFGIAYGDDMENFKKAINEFIAEDERILKDPEHFIGLVELGDSSVNFAVRAWVNAADYWGVFFDMNEKVYKRFKDYDLNIPFPQMDVHLDK; translated from the coding sequence ATGGAAAATATGGACAAGTATTTAGACAAGCTCATTGAATTGCTTGTAGTGTGGGGTCCCAAATTAATAGGAGCTATAGTTGTTCTTATCATCGGTCTTTGGGTAGTAAAGATGATCACAAAAGGTTTCGGTAAAATGCTTGAAAAAAAGAATGTAGATCCTTCACTGGTACCATTTCTAAAAAGTCTTACATCTACATTGCTAAAAGCTCTGGTTCTTATCAGTGTAATGGGAATGGTGGGAATTCAAATGACTTCATTCATAGCTATTATCGGTGCTGCAGGACTGGCAGTAGGTATGGCTTTATCCGGAACTTTACAGAATTTTGCCGGAGGTGTTGTAATCCTTATTTTCAGACCTTTCAATGTCGGTGATTTTATTGAAGCGCAGGGATATATGGGAACTGTTAAGGCGATAACTATTTTTACAACAAAATTGAATACTGTAGATAATAAGGTAATAATAATTCCTAACGGACCTCTTTCAACAGGGTCATTAACAAATTTTTCAAAAGAACCTCAGAGAAGAGTTGACTGGAAGTTTGGTATCGCTTACGGTGATGATATGGAGAATTTTAAGAAAGCAATAAACGAATTTATAGCTGAAGATGAAAGAATATTAAAAGATCCAGAACATTTTATCGGTCTTGTTGAACTCGGTGACAGCTCAGTGAATTTTGCAGTTAGAGCATGGGTGAATGCAGCAGATTACTGGGGTGTGTTCTTTGACATGAATGAGAAAGTTTATAAGAGATTTAAAGATTATGATCTTAATATACCTTTCCCACAAATGGACGTCCATCTTGATAAATAA